In a genomic window of Zingiber officinale cultivar Zhangliang chromosome 9B, Zo_v1.1, whole genome shotgun sequence:
- the LOC122024764 gene encoding syntaxin-32-like isoform X2 codes for MSSRAGKSTYRDRTQEFVKAVESLKKTAPPAPEVPSLSDALSLDSYNSAASNQSEFNKRASRIGLEIHQASQKLAKLAKLAKRTSVFDDPSVEIQQLTTVIKQDITALNSAVVDLQLLCNSQNENGNMSRDSSSHSTNVVDNLKNRLMKATKEFKDILTMRTENFKVHENRRQMFSSSASEDSSNPFLRQRPLASRGHNDSSAPPAPWESGSSNSSTLFLRRTSTDPSSSTKPLIQQQQQQMAAVQDSYMNTRSEALHGVESTIHELSNIFTQLATMVSQQGELALRIDENMDDTLANVEGAQSQLLKNLSRISSNRWLMIKIFFVLLVFLMIFLFFVA; via the exons ATGAGCTCTCGAGCTGGGAAATCGACTTATCGGGACCGGACTCAGGAATTTGTCAAGGCTGTTGAGAGCTTAAAGAAGACAGCTCCACCTGCACCAGAAGTACCAAGCCTTAGTGATGCATTGAGCTTGGATAGTTATAATTCGGCTGCCTCAAACCAGTCGGAGTTCAACAAGAGAGCTTCCAGAATTGGGCTGGAGATTCATCAGGCATCCCAAAAGCTTGCTAAGCTCGCAAAAT tggCAAAAAGGACATCAGTGTTTGATGACCCAAGTGTTGAGATTCAACAACTCACAACAGTTATCAAACAGGACATTACCGCTTTAAATTCTGCAGTTGTTGATCTGCAACTCCTCtgtaattcacaaaatgaaaatggaaatatGTCCAGAGATTCTTCAAGTCACTCAACAAATGTGGTTGATAATTTAAAGAATCGTTTGATGAAAGCAACAAAGGAGTTTAAAGACATTTTAACCATGCGGACTGAG AACTTCAAGGTTCATGAAAACAGAAGACAGATGTTTTCCTCGTCAGCCTCAGAGGATTCAAGCAATCCTTTCCTTCGACAACGCCCACTGGCTTCCAGGGGACATAATGACTCTTCTGCTCCCCCAGCACCATGGGAAAGTGGCTCAAGCAATTCTTCTACCTTGTTTCTCAG AAGGACAAGTACAGACCCTTCCTCATCAACTAAACCTTTGATCCAACAGCAGCAGCAACAAATGGCTGCCGTGCAGGACAGCTACATGAACACCAGATCAGAAGCACTTCACGGTGTCGAATCTACAATTCATGAACTCAGCAATATTTTTACACAACTCGCTACAATGGTCTCGCAACAGGGAGAGCTTGCACTCAG GATCGATGAAAACATGGACGACACATTGGCGAATGTCGAAGGAGCTCAAAGTCAACTGCTCAAGAATCTCTCGAGAATATCTTCCAACAGATGGCTGATGATTAAGATATTCTTTGTGcttttggtcttcctcatgatcTTCCTTTTTTTTGTCGCTTAG
- the LOC122024764 gene encoding syntaxin-32-like isoform X1, whose product MCKVRFGVVELEMSSRAGKSTYRDRTQEFVKAVESLKKTAPPAPEVPSLSDALSLDSYNSAASNQSEFNKRASRIGLEIHQASQKLAKLAKLAKRTSVFDDPSVEIQQLTTVIKQDITALNSAVVDLQLLCNSQNENGNMSRDSSSHSTNVVDNLKNRLMKATKEFKDILTMRTENFKVHENRRQMFSSSASEDSSNPFLRQRPLASRGHNDSSAPPAPWESGSSNSSTLFLRRTSTDPSSSTKPLIQQQQQQMAAVQDSYMNTRSEALHGVESTIHELSNIFTQLATMVSQQGELALRIDENMDDTLANVEGAQSQLLKNLSRISSNRWLMIKIFFVLLVFLMIFLFFVA is encoded by the exons ATGTGTAAG GTCAGGTTTGGTGTTGTTGAGCTCGAGATGAGCTCTCGAGCTGGGAAATCGACTTATCGGGACCGGACTCAGGAATTTGTCAAGGCTGTTGAGAGCTTAAAGAAGACAGCTCCACCTGCACCAGAAGTACCAAGCCTTAGTGATGCATTGAGCTTGGATAGTTATAATTCGGCTGCCTCAAACCAGTCGGAGTTCAACAAGAGAGCTTCCAGAATTGGGCTGGAGATTCATCAGGCATCCCAAAAGCTTGCTAAGCTCGCAAAAT tggCAAAAAGGACATCAGTGTTTGATGACCCAAGTGTTGAGATTCAACAACTCACAACAGTTATCAAACAGGACATTACCGCTTTAAATTCTGCAGTTGTTGATCTGCAACTCCTCtgtaattcacaaaatgaaaatggaaatatGTCCAGAGATTCTTCAAGTCACTCAACAAATGTGGTTGATAATTTAAAGAATCGTTTGATGAAAGCAACAAAGGAGTTTAAAGACATTTTAACCATGCGGACTGAG AACTTCAAGGTTCATGAAAACAGAAGACAGATGTTTTCCTCGTCAGCCTCAGAGGATTCAAGCAATCCTTTCCTTCGACAACGCCCACTGGCTTCCAGGGGACATAATGACTCTTCTGCTCCCCCAGCACCATGGGAAAGTGGCTCAAGCAATTCTTCTACCTTGTTTCTCAG AAGGACAAGTACAGACCCTTCCTCATCAACTAAACCTTTGATCCAACAGCAGCAGCAACAAATGGCTGCCGTGCAGGACAGCTACATGAACACCAGATCAGAAGCACTTCACGGTGTCGAATCTACAATTCATGAACTCAGCAATATTTTTACACAACTCGCTACAATGGTCTCGCAACAGGGAGAGCTTGCACTCAG GATCGATGAAAACATGGACGACACATTGGCGAATGTCGAAGGAGCTCAAAGTCAACTGCTCAAGAATCTCTCGAGAATATCTTCCAACAGATGGCTGATGATTAAGATATTCTTTGTGcttttggtcttcctcatgatcTTCCTTTTTTTTGTCGCTTAG